The genomic window GGGGAGGTGAAAGGCGAGGAAGAAGGCCAGCCACTTCCAGCGGGTTTCCCGCCATTCCTTCCAGATGAGGGCGCGTCTCATGGCGCGTGTCATTGACGTGCCCCTTCGGAGGTGGTCGCCATGATCGTCTCCACGAAAATCTCTTCGAGCGTGAGCGACTCGACGTCGAGAGGAACAATGCCTCGGTCCTGGAGCGCTTGCAGGATCGCTTCGCTGAAATCTCTGACGATGATCCACTCGTCTCCGTTGACCGACTCGCGCCGAAGGAATCCCGGCACATCGGTGGAGGAGATGGTTCTGCCGTTTGTGCGGCATCGGATCTTCCGCACCGATTCTTTGAGCCATTTGATCGGCGCGGCCAGCAGAAGTCTCCCCTCGTGGAGAATGCCCACGTGATCGGCGACTTTCTCGACTTCTTCCACAATATGTGAGGAAAAGAGGACGGTTTGTTGCGACTCCGTTCTTTCGCCGAGAATGTGAGTGGTGAAATCTCGCCGGACGATAGGATCGAGACCGGTCGTCGGCTCATCCAGGAGAAGGAGTTCGGGATTGAACGAAAGGGCCAGGGTGAGAGCGAGCCGCGCCCGGTTCCCCCGGGAGAGTTCTCTCACTCGCTTGCTCAGGGGGAGATTGAAGCGTCGGACGAGGGCGGAGGCTTTCTCATCGTCCCAGGTCGCATGAAACGCTCGGGTGAAATGAATGATCTCGCGGACGGTCATCCACTCGTAGAGGTAATGATGTTCGGCGACGTAGCCGACGCGCTCGCGCAGCTTGATGCACTCGCCGTCGAGCGGGTGTCCGAGGATTCGTATCCTGCCTCGCGTCGGTTTGAGATGCCCCATGAGCAATTTCAGCAGGGTGGATTTGCCGGAGCCGTTGGCTCCGAGCAGACCGAAGATGGATCCCCTCGGCACCTGAAGGGTGACCGACCGGAGGGCCTCGACCGAGCCAAATGTGCGCCAGAGGTTCTCCGTCTCGACGGCGTATGGGCGATTCTCCTCACGGACAGTCACGGTTGTCGGCGAATCCAGTTGCTGGTCGTGTGCCGTCTGCCGGTTGGCTCGGGCTGACGCCAGGAACCAGCCCGGATCATTTCTTCGTCGAAGGGGGGCCGATATGAATGTGCGCGCCGGTAGCGGACTGCGGAACCTGGCCGGTGAAGGCGATGTAGGGAATCCCGCGTTCGCTGAGGAAACGGATCACCCATTGTCCGGCTTCGCTTTCGGGATGAAGTGCGACATCAATGCGTCCGTGATGATTCAGACCGAGGCGATCGTGCGTCGGCGTTTGCCCGTAGGCGCTCACGGGAAGATCGGTGTGGAATCGTATTTTGAACTCGCGGAGCAATGTCGAAAAGTCCTCGTTCGTCCAGGAGCTTCGGCCGGCGGATCGGCTCACCCGGGTGATGAGGGGATGGGGAGAAGGAGAAGAGGGTTCTCCGTCCGCAGCGCGAGCTTTTGCCAGGTAGTCCTTGGCCCGCTCGACGACCTCGCGCGCCAGGGCGACGACCTCTTGCACTGCTGCCAGGCGAAGGCGGGCCTGCTCGGCATCGGATTCAGCTTTCTCCAGGTCCTGTCGGGCCACGACTCCGTAAGCGGCGAGCGCGCGATATTTCTTCACAAGCTCCTCGGCTCGGATGACCTCCGTTTCCGCCTGGGAGAGATCGCGCTCCGCGTTCTCCCGTTGAATTTCAGCGAGGCGAAGGCGCACCGTGGCGTCGGCCACGATCGCCTCCTTTTGAGCGGAGGTTGATGATGGAAGGGCGCTCACCAGCGCCATGAGCATGACGGCTTTCCCGACGCGTCCCATTCTCCTCCTCGTCTGAAAGAGCCCCCATTTTAGCACAGCTTGCCGGCGGACCGAAAAGCTCAGGCGCTTGCGGGCGAGATATTCTTGAGATTGTTCCAGAAGCTGAGGCGGTACTGGAGCAGCGTTTTATGAACCTGTCGGGGGGTGATCCCGCCGATTTTCTCCGACAGGTGTTTGTGCAATCCCATCTCCGGGGGCTCACTCTGCTTGAGGTAGTCGTTATAGGCGGCGATGATCTGTGCCCGTTGTTCGTCGGTCACATCGGGATCAGCCGTGAGGCTCTTGCGCCACTCGTGTAATTTCTCCAACCACCACCAGACGCGCCCGACATCCAGTTGGAGTTCTCGAGCAGCCGTCTCCGCAATAGCACGAGCGTCGTCCTGTCCCTGAGCCAGCTCGCGCCAGTAGATTTTTTCGATGTCGAAATTGGTCCGTCGCAGCCGTTCATGCTGAAGGTAGTTGCGGACGACATCCGCCACGAGATTGTACGGCAGGCCGAGAAGCGCGGCGATTTTCTTCCGTCGCCCTTCGGGGGGACGCTCGTTCCGTGCGACCATGGCGCGATACATTTCTTCCACCCGGGCTCGCTGCTCGGGCGTGAGCGACATGGGCTTGGGCGGATGGGCGCGCCGCGGACGCAGTTTTTTCATTGTGGCGCGTGCCGCCTTGGGCCGACCCGGTCGCGCGCCGCGTCCTTTCTGGTCGCGCGGTCCAAGATGCTGGCGCCGGATCGGCTCCGCCTCATTCTGGTAGCGCGGCAGGCCCGGTCGTGCATGCGGACGGCCTCGATGGGGAGGCGACGGCGCCGGAGGGACAGAGCGGGATTGATATCGCGGCGGCGGGCTCTCCTCGATAACGGGTGGTACCGCCGTGCGCAAGCGAGCGTCTGCCGAGGAGAGGTCTTCCGGCCCCGGGCTCCCCGACGGCGACGTGGGTTTCTTAATGAGTCGGGGACGTGGGGGCGGGGCGGATGATTCTCGGGGCGGCTGTTTTTTCATCGTCCTTCTCCTTGATCACGCTTTCCTTCCGGCTCGTTTCCCAGTCTCATCTGACAACGTTCGACCTTCACCCGGTCGCGCTATATGATAGCATCACGCTCCGATTTGCCCAAGGACAGAGGGTGTGTGCACTCGCGATCCGTTTTTCCTGTCACCGGCGTCTGTGATTTCTCCCCATGGTACACTCATCGCCATGATGGGTCGGATCTCACTCCCGTTTGCCGCTTGCTCATCGCGTCTCTCTGTCGTAGCCTTATGACAGGCGGAAACAATGATCGCATGGTGGTGGCCACGACGAGAGTCATTTTTCACGCAATCCGCCGCCGCGGTGCTCGTGGCGGTGATGATTCTCCCGGGACCGGTGATCGGACAGAAGCGGCTGGAAAAATTCGTCAACGATAAACATCGGGTCTCGCTCTATTATTCCCCCGATGTGTGGAATTTCCAGCTCCAGAGTAGTCCGCGCAGCGATCTCGCCGTCTTCACGGCGAAGGGCGATCCCGAGGCCGTGGCTGTGCTCAACATGTTCGATCGGGTTCCGGGCTTCACGCTCACCCCACGTCAGCTCTACGAGATGGACAAAGCCTCGCTTCAAAGCATCTTCGGCGGCATGGAGATCCTCGATGAGCGCATGCTCACCCTCGGAGGAGCCAGCGCTCATCTGGTCGTCTTTGACGGCAAAGAGAAGCGCGTTATTCGGTACACCATCGTCCATCAGGGCTACGTGTACCTGCTGGGATATTTTGCTCCCAAGGAGAGACATGCGACTTATCTGAGCGATTTCAAAACGATGGTGGATACCTTCGCCATTGATGGGCTGACGACTCGCGCTCCCGTTCCCCCGATTGATCCCGCGGTGAGCGCACCCCCAGCCCCCTCGATGGCGCTGGAGATTTCCACCCGCCCGCGAAAAGTTTTCCTCGAGCAAATCGGCGACAGTGTGACCTGGCATTATCATCTGGTCGTCAAGAATCCGACATCGGTGGAGGTCGAACTCCAGGGAGCCTTGCTCAAACTCATGAGTGGGACGCGGGTGGTCGAGGACGTGAAACTCGATGCGGAGATGCTCAGGCAATCGGTTCGGACGGAAACGACGCGTATTCCTCCGGGGGGAGAAATCGTTTTGCTTAATAATGCCGAGCGCCGCCCGGCCAGCATGCGCATTGACCGCGTGGAATATGCCCTGCAGTTTCGTCTAGCGGGGGATCGCCTCTACCAGCAGGTGATTTCCATTCCGCTGCTCTCCTATCGTCAGAAGACCTCCCTCATGTTGCCCTTCAATGGAACCTGGCGCGTCGTTCAGGGACACGACATCTTTGAGGGTCACCGCCAGGCCGCCGACGGGCAAGCGTTCGCCTACGATTTCGTCTATGAAGTGGAGGGGCGCGACCGACGACCGACCTCGTCCTCATCTCGCAAGCCCGCTCTGGAAGATTTTTATGCCTATGGCCGGAAGGTTCGGGCTCCCGCCGATGGGCGTGTTGTCCGGGCCGTTGATGGCATAGAGGATGGTCCGCCCACGCTCACCCGTCCGCCCTTTGTCACGCCGCCAGCAAATAATCCCTATAGAATCCTCGGCAATTATGTTGTGCTTGATCACGGCAACGGCGAGTACAGCCTGCTGGCTCATCTGAAAAAGGGGTCGCTGACGTTCAAGGTGGGCGATCTGGTCAAAAAGGGGCAGATTCTCGGCGAGTGCGGCAATTCGGGAAACTCCACCCAGCCGCATATCCATTATCAACTGATGGATGGGCCGGATCATTTCAAGAGTCTCGGCTTGCCGGTGAGATTTTCTCGCTATCGGTCCCGACTGAACGAGAGAGAAGTGGAGGTGGCTGTTGGCACTCCGGTCGTGAGGGAACTGGTGGAGAATCTCGTCCCGCCAACTCCGCCCAAGCCGTCCCCGCGTCTGCGAAAGGCTCCACGCACGAAGGCCTCCGCACGTTCCGTTCCCTCGCGCCGACGAACGCAGCGACGATGAGACTTTGACCGGGGAGGGCGGCCTCTCCTGTTGCCCTCGCGGGAGGTGGTGTAGAATAAGGCCGCTTTTCACGGCAGACAACCGGAGAGGGAGATGCGCGATGGCCAGTGCGTTTTTGGATGTTCTGGAAAAAGAGGTGATGCTCGCCGACGGGGCGATGGGGACGATGCTGCTGGCGCGGGGCATTGATGTCAAAGCCCTCATGGAGCAAAATCTCACCAACCCCGATCTCATCCGGAGCATCCACCTCGACTACATTCGGGCGGGAGCGCGACTGATCGAAACGAACACGTTCCTGGCGAATCGGCTGAGGCTGGCCGAATACGGATTGGAGCACGATCTGGAAGCGATCAATCGGGCGGGCGTGCGCATCGCCCGCGAGGCGGTGGCAGAAAGCGGCGAGCGAGTCTTTGTTGCCGGTTCGGTGGGACCGCTTGGCGCGCTCGTCAAACCCTACGGCAATCTCAGTCTGACTGATCTGGCCGCCGCCTACACGGAGCAGATGGCGATTCTCGTTGACGAAGGCGTGGACGTTCTCATTATCGAGACGCATCCCAGCCTGCTGGAGGCACTGGAAGCCGTTCGGGCCGCCAAAACCGTCTCGCCGACGACGCCGATCATCGCCCAGATGACGTTTCTCGAAGATGGTCGGTCGAAATTCGGCGACGATCTGCGTCGCTCACTGGAGGCCCTGGCGGCTGCCGATGCCGATGTCGTGGGCGTCAATTGCAGCGGGCCGCAGATGACCTATGACATCCTCTATGAGTTCCTCTCCACGACCGATCTTCGCGTCTCGGTGATGCCTAATGCCGGATTGCCCCAGTTCATCGGTGGACGCACGATCTATTTGTCCTCTCCCGAGTATCTGCGGGAATATGCCCGTCGCTTCGTTGAAGCGGGAGCCAATATTGTCGGCGGCTGCTGCGGCACCACCCCCGAACATATTCGGGCGATGGCGACCGTTGTTCAGAATCAGGTTCCCCGCCGCCGTCGCGTCCGTTCGAGTGTGACCGTCGTCGCCGAAGCGACGGGTATGGTCGAACCGGAAATGCAACGGCTTCAAACGCCCTTTCGGGAGAAACTCGGCAAACAGCTCGTCGTCACCGTCGAGGTGAATCCGCCCAGGGGATTGACCTTGGGTCCGCTGCTTGATGCCGTGCAGGCGCTCACGCGGCTCGGCGTGGATGCCTTCAGTGTGACGGATCATCAACTCGGTGGCATCCGATTATCGAGTCTGGCGCTGGCTCATCTCCTTCAAGGACGCACGGGACGGGAAGTCATCCTCCAGTATGCCTGCCGCGATCGCACTCTGGCGACCATTCATTCGGACCTGCTGGGCGCGGCGGCGCTCGGTATCCGAAACATTCTCGCCC from Blastocatellia bacterium includes these protein-coding regions:
- a CDS encoding ABC transporter ATP-binding protein, with the translated sequence MTVREENRPYAVETENLWRTFGSVEALRSVTLQVPRGSIFGLLGANGSGKSTLLKLLMGHLKPTRGRIRILGHPLDGECIKLRERVGYVAEHHYLYEWMTVREIIHFTRAFHATWDDEKASALVRRFNLPLSKRVRELSRGNRARLALTLALSFNPELLLLDEPTTGLDPIVRRDFTTHILGERTESQQTVLFSSHIVEEVEKVADHVGILHEGRLLLAAPIKWLKESVRKIRCRTNGRTISSTDVPGFLRRESVNGDEWIIVRDFSEAILQALQDRGIVPLDVESLTLEEIFVETIMATTSEGARQ
- a CDS encoding M23 family metallopeptidase — translated: MIAWWWPRRESFFTQSAAAVLVAVMILPGPVIGQKRLEKFVNDKHRVSLYYSPDVWNFQLQSSPRSDLAVFTAKGDPEAVAVLNMFDRVPGFTLTPRQLYEMDKASLQSIFGGMEILDERMLTLGGASAHLVVFDGKEKRVIRYTIVHQGYVYLLGYFAPKERHATYLSDFKTMVDTFAIDGLTTRAPVPPIDPAVSAPPAPSMALEISTRPRKVFLEQIGDSVTWHYHLVVKNPTSVEVELQGALLKLMSGTRVVEDVKLDAEMLRQSVRTETTRIPPGGEIVLLNNAERRPASMRIDRVEYALQFRLAGDRLYQQVISIPLLSYRQKTSLMLPFNGTWRVVQGHDIFEGHRQAADGQAFAYDFVYEVEGRDRRPTSSSSRKPALEDFYAYGRKVRAPADGRVVRAVDGIEDGPPTLTRPPFVTPPANNPYRILGNYVVLDHGNGEYSLLAHLKKGSLTFKVGDLVKKGQILGECGNSGNSTQPHIHYQLMDGPDHFKSLGLPVRFSRYRSRLNEREVEVAVGTPVVRELVENLVPPTPPKPSPRLRKAPRTKASARSVPSRRRTQRR
- a CDS encoding bifunctional homocysteine S-methyltransferase/methylenetetrahydrofolate reductase, whose protein sequence is MASAFLDVLEKEVMLADGAMGTMLLARGIDVKALMEQNLTNPDLIRSIHLDYIRAGARLIETNTFLANRLRLAEYGLEHDLEAINRAGVRIAREAVAESGERVFVAGSVGPLGALVKPYGNLSLTDLAAAYTEQMAILVDEGVDVLIIETHPSLLEALEAVRAAKTVSPTTPIIAQMTFLEDGRSKFGDDLRRSLEALAAADADVVGVNCSGPQMTYDILYEFLSTTDLRVSVMPNAGLPQFIGGRTIYLSSPEYLREYARRFVEAGANIVGGCCGTTPEHIRAMATVVQNQVPRRRRVRSSVTVVAEATGMVEPEMQRLQTPFREKLGKQLVVTVEVNPPRGLTLGPLLDAVQALTRLGVDAFSVTDHQLGGIRLSSLALAHLLQGRTGREVILQYACRDRTLATIHSDLLGAAALGIRNILALTGEAPSGGELPRLPAAHEVNATGLVKILDSFNHGFTMTGAAIGPATDFLIGVAVNPAADDLEAEMERLHERLEAGAHFAQTQPIYDLDLCRRFLDRCRSLRVPVLVTVLPLKSWRHAEFLHHEVPGITIPEAIRDRMRRAEPDALAEGLALAAEFVEQLRADVAGIHIMPPGEKVEVIAPLVEVCSGKSVGLSSSAK